From a region of the Odoribacter splanchnicus DSM 20712 genome:
- a CDS encoding leucine-rich repeat protein → MKIENGKWIVSFDGGTSWSDLGQATGEKGEDGQDGIDGKTPKFKIENNAWYISYDEGETWKYIGPATASSGGSFFSQIIDDIEYVHFIIAESQQLISIPKFKLLTIIFTPNETDVRLLPNTTYSFSYLVGEADEKLVVKVATQNGFQAVVKPTAYDRGVIEVTTPATLGTFSKDNVTVFFFDGKGRTILRTITFVEGKIQIPTKSYSVGYGGDRVDVELETNIEYEVEISEEAKSWVELMPDSRATFRTDRISFMVRPNPTGKERVAIIEMIDKQGISSEKIAIFQSSGVLPKTFHVSTPGTLGQLLAEQELPHELIISGSLNESDYASLKDYSTGKILDLTGVTDTSIPEAAFQGSTASYVYLPLGLTEIPKNAFRESTMTTIDIPESVTCIGAYAFHRSKITSLALPENLGRIEAGAFAGLNIQGNLVIPDATTFIGSTAFCGSTFDGTLSIGEGVKKIGTGAFADIKFTGDLIIPDAVQVMGEKAFHNAIFTGSLKIGNGLTVIPKDAFLMQPGKSPRDYPFMRGTLTIGENVTRIEERAFEYCGFTGDLIIPDKVETINQYAFRSCYRFSGKLILGEKVSYIEKHAFAGNDQIFPTESMKLSFEEIHCKGVRPPMMTKYAFGGSRISEEPVEDIFLNVPIYVPYYTMDLYKEAIGWKTIASEFKSLESYPK, encoded by the coding sequence ATGAAAATAGAAAACGGCAAATGGATCGTTTCTTTTGACGGAGGTACGTCCTGGAGCGATTTGGGGCAAGCAACCGGCGAAAAAGGCGAGGATGGACAAGATGGGATTGACGGAAAAACTCCAAAATTTAAAATTGAAAACAATGCCTGGTATATATCTTATGACGAAGGAGAAACCTGGAAATACATCGGACCTGCAACTGCATCTAGCGGAGGTTCATTCTTTTCACAAATAATAGATGATATTGAATATGTACATTTTATAATAGCGGAATCACAACAACTGATATCTATACCAAAATTTAAATTGCTCACGATTATTTTTACTCCTAACGAGACGGATGTACGTTTGCTCCCGAACACAACCTATTCTTTTTCTTATCTTGTAGGAGAAGCTGATGAAAAACTGGTTGTAAAGGTCGCCACACAAAATGGATTTCAAGCCGTGGTAAAACCAACAGCTTATGACCGGGGGGTAATAGAAGTTACAACTCCTGCCACGCTTGGAACTTTTTCCAAGGACAATGTTACTGTATTTTTTTTCGATGGAAAAGGACGTACCATTTTGCGCACAATCACCTTTGTGGAAGGAAAGATTCAAATACCCACGAAAAGTTATTCGGTCGGTTACGGGGGTGATCGAGTGGACGTGGAACTGGAAACCAATATCGAATATGAAGTAGAGATTTCGGAAGAAGCAAAATCTTGGGTTGAACTGATGCCAGATAGTAGGGCAACTTTTCGAACCGATCGCATTTCTTTTATGGTAAGACCTAATCCTACCGGCAAGGAACGTGTCGCAATTATAGAAATGATTGATAAACAAGGTATATCTTCAGAAAAAATCGCAATTTTTCAATCTTCCGGAGTATTACCTAAAACTTTTCATGTATCTACACCGGGAACTCTCGGTCAATTACTTGCAGAACAAGAGTTGCCTCATGAGCTAATAATATCAGGTTCATTGAATGAAAGTGATTATGCCTCCTTAAAAGACTATTCAACAGGCAAAATTTTAGATTTAACAGGTGTGACTGATACAAGTATACCCGAAGCTGCTTTCCAAGGCTCAACTGCATCCTACGTATATTTGCCATTGGGACTAACGGAAATTCCGAAAAACGCTTTTCGTGAAAGTACCATGACAACCATAGACATTCCGGAATCTGTAACATGTATTGGGGCATATGCTTTTCATCGCTCCAAAATAACATCATTAGCCCTTCCGGAAAATTTGGGACGCATAGAAGCCGGTGCTTTTGCCGGTCTCAATATCCAAGGAAATCTTGTTATTCCTGATGCGACTACCTTTATTGGGAGCACGGCATTTTGTGGAAGTACTTTTGATGGTACTTTGTCGATAGGTGAAGGTGTGAAAAAAATAGGAACGGGTGCTTTTGCCGATATAAAATTCACTGGTGATTTGATTATTCCCGATGCTGTACAGGTGATGGGCGAGAAGGCATTTCATAATGCAATTTTTACAGGTTCTTTAAAAATTGGCAACGGACTGACCGTTATTCCAAAGGATGCATTTCTTATGCAGCCAGGCAAATCCCCTAGAGATTATCCTTTTATGCGGGGGACTTTAACTATTGGAGAGAATGTAACTCGAATAGAAGAACGTGCCTTTGAATATTGTGGCTTTACAGGAGATTTAATTATTCCTGACAAGGTAGAAACGATAAACCAATACGCCTTCAGAAGTTGTTATCGATTTTCGGGTAAATTAATTTTAGGAGAAAAAGTTTCTTATATTGAGAAACATGCATTTGCTGGTAATGATCAAATATTTCCTACAGAATCGATGAAATTATCTTTCGAGGAAATACATTGCAAGGGAGTAAGACCTCCCATGATGACCAAATATGCTTTTGGGGGATCTCGTATCTCAGAGGAGCCAGTAGAAGATATCTTTTTAAATGTTCCAATATATGTACCATATTATACTATGGATTTATACAAAGAAGCTATCGGTTGGAAAACAATAGCTTCTGAATTCAAGTCGTTAGAATCATATCCAAAGTAA
- a CDS encoding PL29 family lyase N-terminal domain-containing protein gives MWNLFTHFFKCRHLIWLPVLCVTLAGCKDDFDDSELRKQIADLDGRLTSLEKLCAQMNTNISSMQTIVNALQQNDYITGVTPITEGSTTIGYTITFAKNKPITIYHGKDGEKGEQGNKGEDGKTPVIGIKQDTDGIYYWTLNGTWLLDDEGKKLRVTGKDGLNGNTPQMKIENGRWLVSLDYGISWEDVGQATGESGKTPLLVIENGFWKISWDNGTSWETLAPASTSDIIPKIEITNGRWMISWDNGDT, from the coding sequence ATGTGGAATTTATTTACTCATTTTTTCAAATGCCGGCACTTGATATGGCTTCCGGTCCTATGCGTTACTTTGGCAGGATGCAAAGACGATTTCGATGACAGTGAACTACGCAAACAAATCGCAGACCTCGACGGGCGGTTAACCTCCCTCGAAAAATTGTGTGCGCAGATGAACACGAACATCTCGTCCATGCAGACGATTGTCAACGCACTGCAACAAAACGATTACATCACGGGAGTTACTCCAATCACCGAGGGAAGCACCACGATCGGGTACACGATCACGTTCGCCAAAAACAAACCGATCACCATCTATCACGGGAAAGACGGGGAAAAAGGAGAACAAGGGAATAAAGGAGAGGATGGGAAAACTCCGGTTATCGGGATAAAACAAGACACGGACGGCATTTACTACTGGACACTGAACGGTACTTGGCTTTTAGACGATGAAGGGAAAAAACTAAGAGTAACAGGTAAAGACGGTCTTAATGGAAACACGCCCCAAATGAAAATTGAAAATGGTCGTTGGTTAGTCTCATTAGATTATGGCATTTCATGGGAAGACGTTGGACAAGCAACCGGCGAATCAGGCAAAACCCCTCTATTAGTTATAGAAAACGGTTTTTGGAAAATTTCGTGGGACAATGGAACTTCTTGGGAAACCCTGGCTCCAGCCAGTACCAGTGATATCATACCTAAAATAGAAATAACCAATGGTCGTTGGATGATATCCTGGGACAATGGCGACACGTAG
- a CDS encoding NfeD family protein: MEWLIVLMLILIGAILVVLEILVLPGINVAGILGFISIIAGVYFGYAYYGGVTGHLILAGTVVFGFGMTWYVLRTKTWKRLSLDTRLEGTVEGIGDSVKAGDCGETLGRLAPMGNVKLGDMVVEAESRSGYIDAHRPVEVVKVLRNKVIVQLKTV; the protein is encoded by the coding sequence ATGGAATGGTTGATCGTATTGATGCTGATTCTGATCGGGGCAATCCTGGTGGTATTGGAGATTTTGGTTTTACCGGGGATTAATGTCGCCGGAATTCTGGGATTTATCAGTATTATTGCCGGAGTATATTTCGGATACGCGTATTATGGCGGAGTGACGGGCCATCTGATTTTGGCGGGTACGGTTGTCTTCGGTTTCGGGATGACCTGGTATGTCCTTCGGACAAAAACCTGGAAAAGGCTGAGCCTGGATACCCGTCTGGAAGGGACGGTAGAGGGGATTGGGGATTCGGTTAAGGCCGGAGATTGCGGAGAGACGTTAGGACGCTTGGCACCTATGGGAAATGTAAAATTGGGGGATATGGTCGTGGAAGCCGAATCCAGATCGGGCTATATCGATGCCCATCGTCCGGTCGAGGTCGTTAAAGTATTGAGAAATAAAGTAATTGTACAATTAAAAACAGTTTGA
- the floA gene encoding flotillin-like protein FloA (flotillin-like protein involved in membrane lipid rafts), with protein MENSSVILLVVAIAGGLFLLWIILYLIPVGLWFQALVSDVKISLLQLVLMRWRKVPPTVIVSAMIEGKKAGIELYRDLLEAHYLAGGHVAQVVHALVSASKANIDLTFQIATAVDLAGRDVFEAVQMSVNPKVINTPPVTAVAKDGIQLIAKARVTVRANIKRLVGGAGEETVLARVGEGIVSSIGSSESHKAVMENPDFISKVVLDKGLDSGTAFEILSIDIADIDVGKNIGAGLQIDQAEADLKIAQAKAEERRAMAVAREQEMKALAQEMKAKVIEAEANVPLAMSEAFRSGNLGVMDYYRMKNIEADTQMRESIAKPADGSKKKPDKIG; from the coding sequence ATGGAAAACAGCAGTGTTATTTTGTTGGTGGTCGCCATAGCCGGAGGATTGTTCCTGTTATGGATTATTTTGTATCTGATTCCTGTCGGTTTGTGGTTCCAGGCATTAGTATCGGATGTGAAAATATCTTTATTACAATTGGTGTTGATGCGTTGGAGAAAAGTGCCGCCTACGGTGATTGTCAGTGCAATGATCGAGGGGAAAAAGGCAGGTATCGAATTATACCGGGATTTGCTGGAGGCCCATTATCTGGCCGGAGGCCATGTGGCCCAGGTGGTGCATGCTTTGGTATCTGCTTCGAAAGCCAATATCGATCTGACTTTTCAGATTGCAACTGCTGTGGATCTGGCCGGTAGGGATGTATTCGAAGCAGTACAAATGAGTGTAAATCCGAAAGTGATCAATACACCTCCGGTTACGGCTGTCGCTAAAGACGGTATCCAGTTGATCGCTAAAGCGCGGGTGACTGTCCGGGCCAATATCAAGCGTTTGGTCGGTGGTGCCGGTGAAGAGACGGTGCTGGCCCGGGTAGGAGAAGGGATCGTGTCGTCGATCGGTTCGTCGGAATCCCATAAAGCGGTGATGGAAAATCCGGATTTTATCTCCAAAGTGGTGTTGGATAAAGGTTTGGATTCCGGTACGGCTTTTGAAATCCTTTCCATCGATATTGCCGATATCGATGTGGGTAAAAATATCGGGGCAGGTTTACAAATCGACCAGGCCGAAGCTGATCTGAAAATCGCTCAGGCGAAAGCGGAAGAGAGGAGGGCGATGGCTGTGGCCAGAGAACAGGAAATGAAAGCATTGGCCCAGGAGATGAAAGCGAAGGTGATCGAAGCCGAAGCCAATGTGCCTCTGGCGATGTCGGAAGCCTTCCGTTCCGGTAATTTAGGCGTGATGGATTATTATCGCATGAAAAATATAGAAGCCGATACACAAATGCGGGAATCGATCGCAAAACCGGCTGATGGTTCAAAAAAGAAACCGGATAAGATCGGATGA
- the lysA gene encoding diaminopimelate decarboxylase, with protein sequence MQLSQIPVQTPTPFYYYNLELLKKTVQAAKSESAPYGYRVHYAVKANANPVLLRLISQQGLGADCVSGNEIRQALECGFPADTIVYAGVGKSDAEIELALQHDIFCFNCESLPEIQVIDGIAARLGKKARIALRINPNVDAHTHHYITTGIEENKFGIYLYDLEHVITEVAKLKQIELIGLHFHIGSQITDMTVFRGLCIRANEIQRQMKERGLFLPHINFGGGLGIDYNEPYEKPIADFQSYFATFARFFEPEPHQQIHFELGRSIVAHCGDLISKVLYVKEGKNRKFVILDAGMNDLLRPALYQAFHKIENISSDRPEEKYDVVGPICESADCFGKDVVLNETRRGDLIAIHSCGAYGEAMASRYNLRDLPGSVFQYPK encoded by the coding sequence ATGCAGTTATCTCAGATACCGGTTCAAACACCGACGCCCTTCTATTATTATAATTTAGAGCTACTGAAAAAAACAGTACAAGCGGCAAAGTCCGAATCAGCCCCTTACGGTTACCGGGTTCATTATGCCGTCAAAGCTAACGCCAATCCGGTGTTACTGCGACTGATCAGCCAGCAGGGACTGGGAGCGGACTGTGTCAGCGGAAATGAAATCCGGCAGGCACTGGAATGCGGCTTCCCGGCCGATACGATTGTATATGCCGGTGTCGGCAAAAGCGATGCAGAGATAGAACTTGCCTTACAGCACGATATCTTTTGTTTCAACTGTGAGTCCCTGCCGGAAATACAGGTGATCGACGGGATCGCGGCCCGGCTGGGCAAAAAAGCCCGGATCGCCCTTCGCATCAATCCCAATGTCGATGCCCATACCCATCACTATATCACCACAGGTATCGAAGAAAACAAATTCGGTATTTATTTGTACGATCTGGAACATGTCATCACGGAAGTAGCGAAATTAAAACAGATCGAACTCATCGGTCTGCATTTTCACATCGGTTCTCAAATCACCGACATGACCGTTTTCCGGGGATTATGTATCCGGGCCAATGAGATCCAACGGCAGATGAAAGAACGCGGACTCTTTCTGCCCCATATCAATTTCGGCGGAGGGTTAGGGATCGACTACAACGAACCGTACGAAAAACCCATTGCCGATTTCCAATCTTATTTTGCCACTTTCGCCCGATTTTTCGAACCGGAACCTCATCAGCAGATTCATTTCGAATTGGGACGCTCGATCGTCGCACACTGCGGAGATCTGATCTCTAAAGTATTGTACGTCAAAGAAGGGAAAAACAGAAAATTCGTGATCCTCGATGCAGGCATGAACGATCTGTTGCGCCCGGCCCTTTATCAGGCCTTTCACAAGATAGAAAATATCAGCTCCGACCGACCCGAAGAGAAATACGACGTGGTAGGACCGATATGCGAATCTGCCGACTGTTTCGGGAAAGACGTCGTCTTAAACGAAACCCGCCGGGGAGATCTCATCGCTATCCATTCCTGCGGTGCCTACGGCGAAGCAATGGCTTCCCGCTATAATCTGCGCGATCTGCCCGGTAGTGTTTTTCAATACCCAAAGTGA
- a CDS encoding aspartate kinase produces MKVLKFGGTSVGSADRIRAVAGLIDNGEPQIVVLSAMSGTTNTLVEISNCLYRNEKQAALHIIQNLEVNYYIVITELFETEAYIQKGKTFIQTIFTYLRSFINKDFYPLQEKAVLAQGEIMSTTLMHYYLEECGVNNTLLSALEYMRIDKDCEPDYFYIRQNLKRELAQPDTHPLIITQGFICRNAYGEIDNLKRGGSDYSAALVGAAIKAEEIQIWTDIDGFHNNDPRIVEGTKAIRHLSFDEAAELAYFGAKILHPSSVQPAKKENIPVRLKNTLCPDDEGTLITEDSPAKNVKAVAAKSGITAIKIKSTNMLLAYGFLRKVFEVFEAWKTPIDMIATSEVAVSLTIDCTEHLEEILKDLEKYGTIEVDRNMAIVCIVGDFSAGKSGLGAQVLKALEEVPLRMISYGGSAHNISVLVKEEDKKKAMTDLSHKLEDLQH; encoded by the coding sequence ATGAAAGTTTTAAAATTCGGAGGGACCTCCGTCGGAAGTGCAGACAGAATTCGTGCAGTGGCCGGATTGATCGATAACGGCGAACCTCAGATCGTGGTTTTATCGGCGATGTCCGGGACTACCAATACCTTGGTTGAAATTTCTAACTGCTTATACCGGAATGAAAAACAGGCTGCTCTCCATATCATTCAGAATCTGGAAGTAAACTACTATATCGTTATCACAGAATTATTCGAAACAGAAGCTTATATTCAGAAAGGTAAAACCTTCATTCAAACCATTTTCACCTATCTGCGTTCTTTTATCAACAAGGATTTCTATCCTCTTCAGGAAAAGGCTGTATTGGCACAGGGGGAAATCATGTCTACCACGTTGATGCATTATTACCTGGAAGAATGCGGAGTGAACAACACGCTTTTGTCAGCCCTGGAATATATGCGTATCGATAAAGACTGCGAACCGGATTATTTTTATATCCGGCAAAACCTGAAACGCGAACTGGCCCAACCGGACACCCACCCCCTGATCATTACCCAAGGCTTTATCTGCCGGAATGCTTACGGCGAAATCGACAACCTGAAAAGAGGAGGCAGCGACTATTCCGCCGCACTGGTAGGGGCAGCCATCAAGGCTGAAGAGATCCAGATCTGGACGGACATCGACGGTTTTCATAACAATGATCCCCGTATCGTCGAAGGGACGAAGGCTATCCGGCATCTGTCATTCGACGAAGCTGCCGAATTGGCTTATTTCGGGGCGAAGATCCTTCACCCGTCCAGCGTACAACCGGCGAAAAAAGAAAATATCCCGGTACGCCTGAAAAACACCTTATGCCCCGACGACGAAGGTACACTGATCACCGAAGACAGTCCGGCCAAAAATGTGAAAGCCGTCGCTGCCAAAAGCGGGATTACCGCGATTAAGATCAAATCGACCAATATGCTGCTGGCCTATGGTTTCCTCCGGAAAGTATTCGAAGTATTCGAAGCCTGGAAGACCCCGATCGATATGATCGCAACTTCTGAAGTGGCAGTCTCTCTGACTATCGACTGTACGGAACATCTGGAAGAAATCCTCAAGGATCTGGAAAAATACGGCACGATCGAGGTCGACCGCAATATGGCGATCGTATGTATCGTCGGCGATTTTTCAGCCGGTAAATCCGGACTGGGAGCCCAGGTACTGAAAGCCCTCGAAGAAGTTCCGCTCCGGATGATCTCTTACGGTGGCAGCGCACACAATATCTCGGTCCTGGTAAAAGAAGAAGACAAGAAAAAAGCCATGACAGACCTCAGTCATAAACTGGAAGATCTTCAGCATTGA
- the prmA gene encoding 50S ribosomal protein L11 methyltransferase: protein MNYIEVTFDITPYEEAVADALISELGTIGYDGFSYTDQGFTAYIPAKDYNAQAITRLEIFDFFTRNYRIETSVQEIEDQDWNKVWEENFTPIVVDDRILVRAGFHAPVPGIEYEILIEPKMSFGTGHHSTTALMLRTILDNKERITGKRVLDMGCGTGILSILAAKTGAREITGIDIDEWAYNNAMENIRANGLNNITIKIGDARLLEAEAPFDVILANINRNILLEDMPHYVARLLPQGLLIMSGFYLQDLPLIQERAAQSGLTFMTYREDKNWVAASFYKN from the coding sequence ATGAATTATATTGAAGTTACTTTCGACATCACCCCCTACGAAGAAGCGGTTGCAGATGCGTTAATTTCCGAACTGGGTACTATCGGTTACGATGGTTTCTCCTACACCGACCAGGGATTCACGGCCTACATTCCTGCCAAAGATTATAATGCACAAGCCATCACCCGGCTGGAAATATTCGATTTTTTCACCCGGAACTATCGTATCGAAACCTCGGTACAGGAAATCGAAGACCAGGACTGGAACAAAGTATGGGAAGAAAATTTCACTCCCATCGTGGTAGACGACCGGATCTTAGTCAGGGCCGGATTCCACGCTCCGGTTCCCGGCATCGAATATGAAATCCTGATCGAACCCAAAATGAGTTTCGGTACCGGTCACCATTCCACCACCGCCCTCATGCTACGCACCATCCTGGACAACAAGGAGCGGATTACAGGCAAACGGGTACTCGACATGGGATGCGGAACAGGTATCCTGTCTATCCTGGCTGCCAAAACCGGTGCCCGGGAAATCACCGGCATCGACATCGATGAATGGGCTTACAACAATGCGATGGAAAATATCCGGGCCAACGGTCTGAACAACATCACCATCAAAATCGGAGACGCCCGGTTACTGGAAGCAGAGGCACCTTTCGATGTGATCCTGGCTAATATCAACCGCAATATCCTTCTCGAAGACATGCCCCATTACGTCGCCCGACTCCTCCCCCAAGGCCTCCTGATCATGAGCGGATTTTATCTGCAAGACCTTCCCCTCATCCAGGAAAGAGCGGCACAATCAGGTCTGACTTTCATGACTTACCGGGAAGACAAGAATTGGGTGGCAGCCAGCTTCTACAAAAATTAA
- a CDS encoding methyltransferase RsmF C-terminal domain-like protein, with protein MNTLPALFEERMRKLLPEESEAFFAALQTEPPVSIRLNPGKPVPISRLFPDEQIGLPVSWCESAYYLKSRPVFTLDPCLHSGTYYVQEASSMFLYHIFGQILPAHPVRVLDLCAAPGGKSTLIASRLSSGSLLVANEVIRSRAGILKENMIKWGTSHVVVTNNDPADFHHLKGAFDIIVVDAPCSGEGMFRKDPGAIQEWNESNLQLCSERQQRILADIWPCLKPGGFLVYSTCTYNPGENEAILERLIRKYGARSIEIAPLFPGIVPGNSTAHCYHFYPHRIPGEGFFTGVVQKTEGEEFRAGKVRKNTKHTPPLLPGDIRAYIRTPEYYRPYAKDNIIGVIPEQHSEFIQLLEANLHILYQGCEIAEIINRKSKLLPSLALWQGLNKANCALLDTDRMTALTFLKKEDIPVPPKTAEWLLVTYRGQGLGWCKHLGNRLNNYYPKEWRIRMTIE; from the coding sequence ATGAACACTTTACCCGCTCTGTTCGAAGAACGCATGAGAAAACTTTTACCGGAAGAGTCGGAAGCTTTCTTTGCAGCCCTGCAAACAGAGCCTCCTGTCAGTATCCGGCTGAACCCGGGAAAACCCGTCCCCATCTCCCGGTTATTCCCCGACGAGCAAATCGGTTTACCCGTATCCTGGTGCGAATCGGCCTATTATTTGAAGAGCCGCCCCGTTTTCACCCTGGACCCTTGCCTACATAGCGGGACTTACTATGTACAGGAAGCCTCTTCGATGTTTTTATATCATATATTCGGACAAATACTACCGGCTCATCCGGTAAGAGTATTGGATCTGTGTGCCGCTCCAGGTGGCAAATCTACCCTGATCGCTTCCCGGCTTTCCTCCGGCAGCCTTTTGGTAGCTAACGAAGTTATCCGTTCCCGGGCCGGTATTTTAAAAGAAAATATGATCAAATGGGGAACTTCCCATGTAGTCGTCACGAACAACGATCCGGCAGACTTTCACCATCTGAAAGGCGCTTTCGATATCATCGTCGTAGATGCCCCCTGTTCGGGAGAAGGCATGTTCAGAAAAGACCCCGGTGCCATTCAGGAATGGAACGAAAGCAACCTGCAGCTTTGCAGTGAACGCCAGCAACGGATTCTGGCAGACATCTGGCCTTGCCTAAAACCCGGTGGTTTCCTGGTGTATAGCACCTGCACTTACAATCCCGGAGAAAACGAAGCCATCCTGGAACGATTGATACGGAAATACGGAGCCCGTTCCATTGAAATCGCACCTCTTTTTCCAGGAATTGTCCCGGGAAACTCAACCGCTCACTGTTATCATTTCTACCCTCACCGGATTCCGGGAGAAGGATTTTTTACCGGAGTGGTACAAAAAACCGAAGGCGAAGAATTCAGAGCCGGGAAAGTCAGGAAAAATACGAAACATACCCCCCCCCTTCTCCCCGGCGACATCCGGGCTTATATCCGGACACCCGAATATTACCGCCCCTATGCCAAAGACAATATCATAGGCGTAATCCCGGAGCAACACAGCGAATTTATACAACTACTGGAGGCTAATCTGCACATCCTCTACCAAGGTTGTGAAATAGCAGAAATCATCAACCGGAAAAGCAAACTTCTGCCTTCACTCGCTCTCTGGCAGGGACTGAATAAAGCAAACTGCGCCCTCCTGGATACCGACCGGATGACAGCCCTGACCTTTCTGAAAAAAGAAGATATTCCGGTGCCGCCCAAGACCGCAGAATGGTTATTGGTTACCTATCGCGGACAGGGTCTCGGATGGTGCAAACACCTGGGCAACCGGCTTAACAACTATTACCCCAAAGAATGGAGAATCAGAATGACAATCGAATAA
- the murB gene encoding UDP-N-acetylmuramate dehydrogenase, translating into MIEVKEDYSLKPYNTFAIDVKCRYFVESDEEEALRAFVADYEWQPSEVLILGGGSNFLFTEDFTGTVFYPAMQGKEVIKEDEEEVWVRIGAGVEWDDFVAWTVEQGWGGVENLSFIPGHVGAAPVQNVGAYGMEAGERIDRVEAIALDKAIQVEIAGKDCRFAYRDSIFKREWKNRYIITRVVFRLSKKPEFRLDYGALRSELEKMGGEVNLTNIRQAVIRIRRSKLPDVAEIPNAGSFFKNPVVSREQADRLLAEYPGMPVYEVDDACCKLAAGWMIEQCGWKGRTWGKAGVHDKQALVLVNRGGASGIEITRLANEIRKSVFMKFGIWIEPEVYVI; encoded by the coding sequence ATGATTGAAGTCAAGGAAGATTATAGTTTGAAACCATATAATACGTTTGCTATTGATGTCAAATGCAGGTATTTTGTCGAAAGTGACGAGGAGGAAGCGCTCCGGGCTTTTGTGGCTGATTATGAATGGCAACCGTCGGAAGTGTTGATTTTGGGAGGAGGAAGTAATTTCCTTTTTACGGAAGATTTTACCGGTACTGTTTTTTATCCGGCGATGCAGGGAAAAGAGGTGATAAAGGAAGATGAGGAAGAGGTGTGGGTTAGGATTGGAGCCGGAGTGGAATGGGACGATTTTGTGGCCTGGACAGTGGAACAGGGATGGGGTGGAGTTGAAAATCTTTCTTTTATTCCGGGGCATGTCGGAGCAGCTCCGGTGCAAAATGTCGGAGCCTATGGGATGGAAGCCGGCGAGCGGATCGACCGGGTGGAAGCGATAGCCCTGGATAAAGCTATCCAGGTGGAAATTGCAGGAAAAGATTGCCGTTTCGCTTATCGGGATAGTATTTTTAAACGGGAGTGGAAAAATCGGTATATCATTACCCGGGTGGTATTCCGGTTGTCCAAAAAACCGGAGTTTCGGCTGGATTATGGTGCCTTGCGGAGCGAACTTGAAAAGATGGGGGGAGAAGTGAATTTGACGAATATCCGGCAGGCGGTGATTCGGATTCGCCGTTCTAAATTGCCGGACGTGGCGGAGATTCCCAATGCGGGGAGTTTTTTTAAAAATCCCGTGGTCAGTCGGGAACAGGCGGACCGGCTTTTGGCGGAATATCCCGGAATGCCTGTCTATGAGGTCGACGATGCTTGTTGCAAGTTGGCTGCCGGCTGGATGATCGAACAATGTGGTTGGAAAGGACGTACATGGGGGAAGGCCGGGGTACATGACAAACAGGCTTTGGTATTGGTGAATCGGGGGGGAGCCAGTGGTATCGAGATTACCCGCCTGGCGAATGAAATCCGGAAAAGTGTATTCATGAAATTCGGGATCTGGATAGAACCTGAAGTCTATGTGATTTGA
- a CDS encoding acyl-[acyl-carrier-protein] thioesterase, translating into MVTKYAEKVKIYNHYTNYKGRLFVKTLCDLFNDAAEVQTELYKVDVDTLNAQGFTWMLHRLHILLHKMPLKEEIVTIETWPSGIDRLFALRDYRMFREDGEELVRATSEWMYIDMKRRRPLRLPENVIAMSTEHNIPKLVLAPLLDEKEFGGERQGIRHFTATFDNIDFNGHVTQASYVRWITNSLPFGFLKEHVLTEIEVIYAHEIMPDSQIHSAYRMEERGENEVVVWHEVKDETEHLTHCQAKTVWMKQG; encoded by the coding sequence ATGGTGACGAAGTATGCAGAGAAAGTAAAAATTTACAACCACTATACCAATTACAAAGGCAGGTTGTTTGTGAAAACTTTGTGTGATTTGTTCAACGATGCGGCCGAGGTACAGACCGAACTATATAAGGTGGATGTGGATACCTTGAATGCACAAGGGTTTACCTGGATGTTGCATCGTCTGCATATCCTGCTCCATAAGATGCCTTTAAAGGAAGAAATCGTGACTATCGAGACCTGGCCTTCGGGGATCGACCGTTTGTTTGCCTTGCGTGACTACCGGATGTTCCGGGAAGACGGGGAGGAATTGGTGCGGGCAACTTCCGAATGGATGTATATCGATATGAAACGGAGAAGACCTTTGCGTTTGCCGGAGAATGTCATTGCCATGAGTACGGAGCATAACATCCCTAAGTTGGTGTTGGCCCCTTTGCTGGATGAGAAGGAATTTGGCGGAGAGAGACAGGGAATACGCCATTTTACAGCGACTTTCGATAACATTGATTTTAACGGGCACGTGACTCAGGCTTCGTATGTCCGCTGGATTACCAATTCGCTGCCTTTCGGGTTTCTAAAAGAGCATGTGTTGACAGAAATTGAAGTGATTTATGCCCATGAGATTATGCCGGATAGTCAGATTCATTCCGCTTATCGCATGGAAGAACGGGGTGAAAATGAAGTGGTGGTTTGGCATGAAGTGAAAGACGAAACCGAGCACTTGACGCATTGTCAGGCCAAAACGGTATGGATGAAGCAGGGATAG